A region from the Drosophila mauritiana strain mau12 chromosome 2L, ASM438214v1, whole genome shotgun sequence genome encodes:
- the LOC117143997 gene encoding mitochondrial import inner membrane translocase subunit TIM50-A isoform X2, translating into MYKIVWFGTLNKSIGYIGKKKTRLLSPCEKICLNTARKTVQRCDKNYSPPKLSRIKNFYTYSIVLGSLFSIVMWAIYKLGKPEEDHRGPIEDEFSQLPWFRQYIMRMWHTLQYYEKMMEEPQMAKLLPNVVPPPYIQPPYSLVLEIKDVLVHPDWTYQTGWRFKKRPEQGMTAFPLLDALDPYGYISYRLVRGATDLVEGQHTKNLDYLNRDLSRVIVVDCDPYTTPMHPDNSLVLTKWLGNDDDVQLFDLTAFLQLVAEHQVNDVREVLRYYRQFEDPIEQFKDNQRRLQEQNQESIQNLPTSERQWNLTLLGRSLRGSSIK; encoded by the exons ATGTATAAAATTGTATGGTTTGGAACTTTAAATAAGTCGATTGGCTACATCGGGAAAAAGAAGACCCGTCTTCTGAGTCCATGCGAGAAAATATGCCTTAATACAGCTAGAAAAACAGTACAGAGATGCGACAAAAACTATTCACCACCAAAGTTAAGTAGAATCAAGAATTTCTATACCTACAGTATTGTACTGGGGAGTCTCTTCAGTATAGTCATGTGGGCCATCTATAAGCTGGGCAAGCCCGAGGAAGACCATCGGGGTCCCATAGAAGATGAGTTCAGTCAGCTTCCCTGGTTCCGCCAGTACATAATGAGGATGTGGCACACACTTCAGTATTATGAAAAAATGATGGAAGAACCCCAGATGGCAAAGCTGCTGCCAAACGTTGTCCCCCCGCCGTATATACAGCCTCCCTATTCACTAGTCCTGGAAATCAAAGACGTACTGGTGCATCCAGATTGGACTTATCAGACGGGGTGGCGGTTTAAAAAGCGACCTG AACAGGGTATGACCGCATTTCCCCTTCTGGATGCTTTAGATCCCTATGGCTACATAAGTTATCGGCTAGTAAGAGGTGCCACGGACTTGGTGGAGGGTCAGCATACCAAGAACCTCGATTATCTTAACAGGGATCTGAGCCGTGTGATAGTGGTGGACTGTGATCCGTATACCACTCCCATGCATCCCGATAATAGCTTGGTGCTCACAAAGTGGCTGGGTAACGATGATGATGTCCAGCTCTTTGATCTCACGGCTTTCCTGCAGTTGGTTGCCGAACACCAAGTAAATGATGTAAGGGAGGTGCTGCGATACTATCGCCAGTTCGAGGACCCCATTGAGCAGTTTAAGGACAACCAACGTCGACTGCAGGAGCAGAATCAGGAGAGCATTCAGAATTTACCAACTAGTGAACGTCAGTGGAACTTGACTTTATTGGGACGCTCCCTTCGAGGGTcttcaatcaaataa
- the LOC117143997 gene encoding mitochondrial import inner membrane translocase subunit TIM50-A isoform X1: MYKIVWFGTLNKSIGYIGKKKTRLLSPCEKICLNTARKTVQRCDKNYSPPKLSRIKNFYTYSIVLGSLFSIVMWAIYKLGKPEEDHRGPIEDEFSQLPWFRQYIMRMWHTLQYYEKMMEEPQMAKLLPNVVPPPYIQPPYSLVLEIKDVLVHPDWTYQTGWRFKKRPGVDYFLQQCSRNFEIVIYTSEQGMTAFPLLDALDPYGYISYRLVRGATDLVEGQHTKNLDYLNRDLSRVIVVDCDPYTTPMHPDNSLVLTKWLGNDDDVQLFDLTAFLQLVAEHQVNDVREVLRYYRQFEDPIEQFKDNQRRLQEQNQESIQNLPTSERQWNLTLLGRSLRGSSIK; encoded by the coding sequence ATGTATAAAATTGTATGGTTTGGAACTTTAAATAAGTCGATTGGCTACATCGGGAAAAAGAAGACCCGTCTTCTGAGTCCATGCGAGAAAATATGCCTTAATACAGCTAGAAAAACAGTACAGAGATGCGACAAAAACTATTCACCACCAAAGTTAAGTAGAATCAAGAATTTCTATACCTACAGTATTGTACTGGGGAGTCTCTTCAGTATAGTCATGTGGGCCATCTATAAGCTGGGCAAGCCCGAGGAAGACCATCGGGGTCCCATAGAAGATGAGTTCAGTCAGCTTCCCTGGTTCCGCCAGTACATAATGAGGATGTGGCACACACTTCAGTATTATGAAAAAATGATGGAAGAACCCCAGATGGCAAAGCTGCTGCCAAACGTTGTCCCCCCGCCGTATATACAGCCTCCCTATTCACTAGTCCTGGAAATCAAAGACGTACTGGTGCATCCAGATTGGACTTATCAGACGGGGTGGCGGTTTAAAAAGCGACCTGGTGTGGATTACTTTCTTCAGCAGTGCAGTCgaaattttgaaattgttaTATATACTTCAGAACAGGGTATGACCGCATTTCCCCTTCTGGATGCTTTAGATCCCTATGGCTACATAAGTTATCGGCTAGTAAGAGGTGCCACGGACTTGGTGGAGGGTCAGCATACCAAGAACCTCGATTATCTTAACAGGGATCTGAGCCGTGTGATAGTGGTGGACTGTGATCCGTATACCACTCCCATGCATCCCGATAATAGCTTGGTGCTCACAAAGTGGCTGGGTAACGATGATGATGTCCAGCTCTTTGATCTCACGGCTTTCCTGCAGTTGGTTGCCGAACACCAAGTAAATGATGTAAGGGAGGTGCTGCGATACTATCGCCAGTTCGAGGACCCCATTGAGCAGTTTAAGGACAACCAACGTCGACTGCAGGAGCAGAATCAGGAGAGCATTCAGAATTTACCAACTAGTGAACGTCAGTGGAACTTGACTTTATTGGGACGCTCCCTTCGAGGGTcttcaatcaaataa